The following proteins are co-located in the Desulfofundulus luciae genome:
- a CDS encoding pyrimidine-nucleoside phosphorylase has protein sequence MRMYDIILKKRQGFELTTEEINFFVRGYTAGEIPDYQAAALLMAVFFQGLNYRETADLTLAMASSGDRVDLSGISGCKVDKHSTGGVGDKTTLVLAPLVAAAGVPVAKMSGRGLGHTGGTVDKLESIPGFKVNLAPDDFIRQVREVGVAVVAQTANLVPADKKLYALRDVTATVDSIPLIASSVMSKKIAAGADAIVLDVKAGSGAFMRSVDEASTLARTMVAIGRQAGKRTVAVISDMDQPLGFAVGNALEVREAIATLSGQGPSDLRELCLVLGGHMLVLAGAATDVEEGMNRLAGLLEGGRALDKFREMVKAQGGDPRVADEPDLLPEASYKEQVKAQEDGYVATIHAEKIGRAAMLLGAGRKAKEDTIDPAVGVVLHKKVGNRVKAGDVLATLHVNNPENLATARQLVAGAFIFSPSAPGVRKLIHGVVGLQGVVGQCLS, from the coding sequence GTGCGCATGTACGATATTATCCTGAAAAAACGCCAGGGATTCGAGCTCACCACGGAAGAAATCAACTTTTTTGTCCGGGGATATACGGCCGGGGAAATACCCGATTACCAGGCAGCGGCATTATTAATGGCCGTCTTTTTTCAGGGACTTAATTACCGGGAAACGGCGGACCTCACCCTGGCCATGGCCAGTTCCGGAGACCGGGTCGATCTTTCCGGCATTTCCGGATGCAAGGTGGACAAGCACAGTACCGGTGGGGTGGGGGACAAAACCACTTTGGTGCTGGCCCCCCTTGTGGCTGCCGCCGGGGTACCCGTGGCCAAGATGTCCGGCCGGGGATTGGGCCACACCGGCGGAACTGTGGATAAGCTCGAGTCCATCCCCGGTTTTAAAGTAAATCTTGCTCCGGATGATTTTATACGCCAGGTCAGGGAAGTTGGCGTGGCGGTGGTGGCCCAGACGGCCAATCTGGTACCGGCGGATAAGAAGCTCTACGCCCTGCGGGACGTCACGGCCACGGTGGACAGCATTCCCCTGATTGCCTCCAGCGTAATGAGCAAAAAAATCGCCGCCGGAGCTGACGCCATTGTTCTGGATGTGAAGGCAGGAAGCGGGGCCTTTATGCGTTCTGTGGATGAGGCCTCTACCCTGGCTCGGACAATGGTAGCCATCGGCCGGCAGGCGGGCAAAAGGACCGTGGCAGTGATTAGCGACATGGACCAGCCTCTGGGCTTTGCCGTGGGCAACGCCCTGGAGGTGCGGGAGGCTATTGCAACCCTGTCCGGGCAGGGTCCATCCGATTTGCGGGAGCTGTGTCTCGTACTGGGCGGCCACATGCTCGTCCTGGCCGGTGCGGCAACGGATGTGGAGGAGGGGATGAACCGGCTGGCCGGCTTGCTTGAAGGGGGGCGGGCATTGGACAAGTTCCGGGAGATGGTTAAGGCCCAGGGCGGTGATCCGCGGGTGGCGGATGAGCCGGATCTGTTACCGGAGGCCTCATACAAGGAGCAGGTGAAGGCGCAGGAAGATGGGTATGTGGCGACCATCCATGCCGAAAAAATTGGCCGGGCGGCCATGCTCCTGGGGGCCGGCCGGAAGGCCAAGGAAGACACCATCGACCCGGCGGTGGGAGTGGTTTTGCACAAGAAGGTGGGGAACCGGGTGAAGGCGGGGGACGTCCTGGCCACTTTGCATGTAAACAATCCGGAAAATCTGGCCACAGCGCGGCAGCTAGTCGCCGGGGCCTTTATCTTCAGTCCCAGCGCACCCGGGGTAAGAAAGCTGATCCACGGGGTGGTTGGCCTACAAGGAGTCGTGGGTCAATGTTTGAGTTAA
- a CDS encoding DMT family transporter, translating to MKEQWKGFLFVVLAAFLWGLSGNVAKYLFNRQINPLDVVQMRLFLSFMFLLLYLAFVRRSLILIERKHICYMVIFGTFGVTAVQSTYLLAISQTNVATAIFLQYLAPVLVLGYGLLRKQERLALPNGLALFFSVLGGFLMVKGSPGAGLAVSIPGLAAGLSSAAAFAFYTLYGKKGLATYSPWTLLLYGFAMGSVVFCFYRLPWVTLAQYSWQEWLFFVYIAVFASILPFGFYFKGLNYLSPVKTNLTSTLEPVIAGILAYLLLGETLTPWQILGCGLILTGVILIQLSGYRPVKETFNIDGAA from the coding sequence TTGAAAGAGCAGTGGAAGGGCTTTCTTTTCGTGGTTTTAGCCGCTTTTTTATGGGGGCTTTCCGGTAATGTGGCCAAATATTTGTTTAACCGGCAGATTAACCCCCTGGATGTGGTACAAATGCGGCTATTTCTTTCTTTTATGTTTCTTTTGCTCTATCTGGCTTTTGTCCGCCGTTCCCTTATCCTTATTGAACGAAAACACATTTGCTACATGGTTATTTTCGGCACCTTTGGTGTTACCGCCGTGCAATCTACATATCTTCTGGCCATCAGCCAGACCAACGTGGCCACGGCCATTTTTTTGCAGTATCTGGCCCCGGTACTGGTTTTAGGTTACGGGCTCCTGCGCAAGCAGGAAAGATTGGCCCTGCCAAACGGTCTGGCCCTGTTTTTTTCCGTCCTGGGCGGTTTTCTCATGGTCAAAGGCAGTCCCGGCGCCGGGCTGGCCGTGAGTATTCCGGGTCTTGCGGCAGGTCTTTCTTCTGCCGCCGCCTTCGCCTTTTATACCCTGTACGGCAAGAAAGGGCTGGCTACCTATTCTCCCTGGACACTGCTGTTATACGGTTTTGCCATGGGAAGCGTGGTTTTTTGCTTTTACCGCTTACCATGGGTTACTCTGGCGCAATACTCCTGGCAGGAATGGCTTTTTTTTGTTTACATTGCCGTGTTTGCCTCCATCCTGCCCTTTGGCTTTTACTTTAAAGGGCTAAATTATTTGAGCCCGGTCAAAACAAACCTGACCAGCACTCTGGAGCCGGTGATCGCTGGCATACTGGCCTACCTCTTGCTCGGCGAGACCTTGACTCCCTGGCAGATCCTGGGCTGCGGCTTGATTTTAACCGGTGTGATCTTAATTCAACTCTCCGGGTACAGGCCGGTTAAAGAGACCTTTAACATAGATGGAGCTGCCTAG
- a CDS encoding phosphopentomutase — translation MAATINRLTLIVLDSVGIGELPDAAQYGDAGSNTLANTARAVGGLNLPYLGRLGLGNIAPIEGVPPVDRPQAAYGRMAEASAGKDTTTGHWEIAGLLLERPFPVYPNGFPPEIIRPFEERIGRPVLGNKAASGTVIIEELGPEHMRTGYPIVYTSADSVFQIAAHEEIIPVEELYRMCRIARELLTGDHAVGRVIARPFVGRPGAFKRTDRRRDFSLPPPGPTVLDLLLENGFSVLAVGKIEDIFAGKGITEAVHTEGNMDGVDQTLACMRRLERGLIFTNLVDFDMLYGHRNNPRGYADALEAFDRRLPEILHATRPDEVLIITADHGCDPTTSSTDHSREYVPLLVYGQRVKPGVNLGTRNTFSDVAATVAELFGLSYPRGTSFAREVIVR, via the coding sequence TTGGCCGCAACCATCAACCGTCTTACCCTTATTGTTCTTGACAGCGTGGGTATCGGGGAACTTCCCGACGCCGCTCAATACGGGGATGCGGGCAGCAATACCCTCGCCAATACTGCCCGGGCCGTGGGAGGGCTCAATTTACCTTACCTGGGCCGGCTGGGCCTGGGAAATATTGCTCCCATCGAGGGAGTTCCTCCGGTGGACCGGCCCCAAGCCGCTTACGGGCGGATGGCTGAAGCTTCCGCCGGCAAGGATACCACCACCGGCCACTGGGAAATTGCCGGCTTGTTGCTGGAACGGCCCTTTCCGGTCTACCCCAACGGCTTTCCCCCGGAAATAATCAGGCCCTTTGAGGAGCGCATCGGGCGACCCGTGCTGGGGAATAAGGCGGCCTCCGGTACGGTTATCATTGAGGAACTGGGCCCGGAGCACATGAGGACCGGGTATCCCATTGTTTATACCTCGGCCGACAGTGTGTTTCAAATTGCCGCCCATGAAGAGATTATTCCCGTGGAAGAATTATACCGGATGTGCCGTATTGCCCGGGAGTTGCTCACCGGCGACCACGCCGTAGGGCGGGTTATTGCCCGGCCCTTTGTAGGGCGGCCCGGTGCTTTTAAACGCACGGACAGGCGGCGGGATTTCTCCCTCCCTCCGCCGGGCCCCACCGTTTTAGATTTGCTTTTAGAAAACGGATTTTCCGTCCTGGCCGTAGGCAAAATTGAGGATATTTTTGCCGGCAAAGGCATCACCGAAGCCGTACATACGGAAGGTAATATGGACGGGGTGGATCAAACCCTTGCCTGCATGCGACGCCTGGAGCGGGGGCTGATTTTTACCAACCTGGTAGACTTTGATATGCTTTACGGTCACCGTAACAATCCTCGGGGGTATGCGGATGCCCTGGAGGCTTTTGACCGGCGCCTGCCGGAAATTCTGCATGCCACCAGACCCGATGAGGTGCTGATTATCACCGCCGATCACGGGTGTGATCCCACCACCAGCAGTACGGACCACAGCCGGGAATACGTACCTCTTCTGGTTTACGGCCAAAGGGTGAAACCGGGGGTAAATCTGGGGACCCGCAATACTTTCAGTGACGTGGCCGCCACCGTGGCCGAGCTTTTCGGACTTTCCTATCCGCGGGGAACCAGTTTTGCCCGGGAAGTAATTGTCCGGTAA
- the spoIIM gene encoding stage II sporulation protein M, producing MLDVFRHSLRSSWPLCLLVLIIFTLGLICGALNLTFLPPVQIQELHDYMNTFIKEVRNLNLETGRMAWEAMYGKLLIMVALYLLGLTFIGIPVILALVFLKGFVLGFTVAFLNYDLAWSGLLLALACIIPQHLLYLPALFVGAVASLSFALVLLPRPSSTWSKIWGSFARYTGVMLAALTVAVGAGLVETFLTPWLTRMVVGILE from the coding sequence TTGCTCGACGTTTTCCGCCATTCCCTGCGAAGCAGCTGGCCCCTTTGTTTGCTGGTATTAATTATCTTTACCCTGGGCCTGATTTGTGGTGCCCTTAACCTTACCTTCCTTCCCCCGGTACAAATCCAGGAACTTCACGATTATATGAATACATTCATAAAGGAGGTCCGGAATCTGAATTTGGAAACGGGCCGGATGGCCTGGGAGGCCATGTACGGCAAATTGCTCATCATGGTTGCCCTTTACCTTTTGGGACTAACATTTATTGGTATCCCCGTGATCCTTGCTCTGGTTTTCCTGAAAGGATTTGTTCTGGGTTTTACCGTAGCTTTTCTCAATTACGACCTGGCCTGGAGCGGATTGCTTTTAGCCCTGGCCTGTATTATCCCGCAACATTTGCTTTATTTGCCCGCACTGTTTGTGGGTGCGGTGGCGTCCCTTTCCTTTGCCCTCGTGCTTCTTCCCCGTCCCTCCAGTACCTGGAGCAAAATATGGGGGTCATTTGCCCGCTACACCGGGGTGATGCTGGCTGCCCTGACCGTGGCAGTCGGGGCGGGGCTGGTAGAGACCTTCTTGACGCCCTGGTTGACCAGGATGGTGGTCGGCATCCTGGAGTGA
- a CDS encoding Fic family protein: protein MFELIDQKKKELDGLRPFPPAVAARLREFYLVEWTHHSTALEGNTLTLMETRVVLEGITVGGKTLREHLEIIDHKDAIEYVEEYVHEDIPLTETFIRDVHRLVLKSTFPDAAGRYRTGNAVIAGSKHRPPEGFQVPALMKNLVEDFNTKWSTRHPVERAAWLHWKLTHIHPFVDGNGRTARLLMNFVFMREGYPPVVFKKEERERYLTSLEEASVTGNMMSFLELVRDALLASLETFLSVVRSAR, encoded by the coding sequence ATGTTTGAGTTAATAGACCAAAAAAAGAAGGAACTGGATGGCTTAAGGCCCTTTCCTCCTGCCGTTGCAGCCAGGTTGAGGGAGTTTTACCTCGTGGAGTGGACCCACCACTCCACGGCCCTGGAAGGAAATACCCTGACTCTAATGGAGACGCGGGTGGTTCTGGAAGGCATTACCGTGGGAGGAAAAACGCTGCGGGAACACCTGGAGATCATTGACCATAAAGATGCCATTGAGTACGTTGAGGAATATGTCCATGAGGACATTCCCTTAACGGAAACATTTATCAGGGACGTTCACCGCCTGGTGCTTAAGAGTACCTTTCCGGATGCGGCCGGACGCTACCGTACCGGGAATGCGGTTATTGCCGGGAGCAAACACAGACCACCTGAAGGGTTCCAGGTACCGGCCTTAATGAAGAATCTGGTGGAAGATTTTAATACCAAATGGTCAACCAGACATCCTGTGGAAAGGGCAGCCTGGCTGCACTGGAAACTAACGCACATTCACCCCTTTGTGGATGGCAACGGGCGGACCGCCCGGTTGCTGATGAATTTTGTCTTCATGCGGGAGGGGTATCCACCCGTAGTTTTCAAAAAAGAGGAGCGGGAGCGCTACCTGACCTCTCTGGAGGAGGCGTCGGTGACCGGTAATATGATGTCCTTTCTGGAGCTGGTCAGGGATGCTTTACTGGCCTCCCTGGAGACATTTTTAAGTGTGGTTCGTTCTGCAAGATGA
- a CDS encoding thiamine pyrophosphate-dependent enzyme: protein MKKVFTRPRSLKDIPTHYCPGCTHGIVHRLVAEVIDELEIFDRTIGVAPVGCSVFAYNYFDCDMFQASHGRAPAVATGIKRVLPDRVVFTYQGDGDLAAIGTGEIVHAAARGEKFTVIFINNAIYAMTGGQMAPTTLLGQKTTTTPYGRDKEVNGYPVKIAEMLSVLDGTAYVARVSVHDPAHVVKAKKAIKRAFEVQLANLGFSIVEVLSACPTNWGLPPAKALKWLAENMIPYYPLGEYKKPAEVG, encoded by the coding sequence ATGAAAAAAGTTTTCACCAGACCCCGGTCATTGAAGGATATTCCCACCCATTACTGTCCCGGCTGTACCCACGGTATCGTTCACCGTCTGGTAGCCGAGGTAATTGACGAGCTGGAGATCTTTGACCGTACCATCGGCGTGGCACCGGTGGGTTGTTCGGTCTTTGCTTATAATTACTTTGATTGCGATATGTTCCAGGCTTCCCACGGCCGTGCCCCGGCTGTGGCCACCGGAATCAAGCGGGTGTTGCCCGACCGGGTGGTCTTCACTTATCAGGGAGATGGTGACCTGGCGGCCATTGGGACGGGGGAGATTGTCCATGCTGCGGCCCGGGGAGAGAAATTCACCGTGATTTTCATTAACAATGCCATTTATGCCATGACCGGGGGCCAGATGGCTCCCACCACCCTGCTGGGGCAAAAGACCACCACCACTCCCTACGGGCGGGATAAAGAAGTTAACGGTTACCCGGTAAAAATAGCGGAAATGCTCAGTGTACTGGACGGTACGGCCTATGTGGCCCGGGTTTCTGTGCATGATCCGGCCCATGTGGTCAAGGCCAAAAAGGCCATTAAACGGGCCTTTGAAGTGCAGCTGGCTAATCTTGGCTTTTCCATTGTCGAGGTGCTGTCGGCGTGTCCCACCAACTGGGGCCTGCCTCCGGCAAAAGCCTTAAAATGGTTGGCCGAAAACATGATTCCCTACTATCCCCTGGGGGAGTACAAAAAACCTGCGGAGGTTGGTTAA
- a CDS encoding DUF3866 family protein — MIRIRTGEVVGVQAKRPGLTEVLVRVEGKEERAVNYDHLTGPVKPGDAVVLNTTAVYKKLGTGGTHFIMANLANPALDVPCAGHIMKVRYTPSQVKVLAVEEEEHPENQSFRAVDSLGGTPVIVASLHSMIAPAAAVIHKLTRGKARVVYLMTDGASLPLPLSRLVYELKEKGLLSATVTCGHAFGGDYEAVTVYSGLLAARGVAGADIIIAAMGPGIVGTGSTFGFTGVEQGELVNAVHILEGQPVAVPRIGFADARERHRGLSHHTRTALGRVALAPCTIPIPVLASEKHALVWRQLQESGILARHRVVVVEDNPTREALKEYGLAVTTMGRGIDEDPEFFLAAGAAGVYAAGLFLKTNAVSEGKP; from the coding sequence ATGATCCGCATCCGTACTGGAGAAGTTGTAGGTGTGCAGGCGAAACGTCCGGGATTGACCGAGGTCCTGGTCAGGGTGGAGGGGAAGGAAGAGCGGGCCGTAAACTACGATCACCTTACCGGTCCGGTCAAACCGGGGGATGCGGTGGTCCTCAACACCACCGCGGTTTACAAAAAACTGGGTACCGGAGGTACCCATTTTATTATGGCCAACCTGGCCAACCCGGCGCTTGATGTCCCCTGCGCGGGGCACATTATGAAGGTCCGCTATACCCCCTCCCAGGTTAAAGTGCTGGCCGTGGAAGAGGAGGAACACCCCGAAAACCAGTCCTTCCGGGCGGTGGATTCTCTCGGCGGCACCCCGGTAATCGTAGCCTCCCTGCACAGCATGATTGCCCCGGCGGCAGCCGTAATCCACAAGCTGACCCGCGGGAAGGCCCGGGTAGTGTATTTAATGACCGATGGTGCGTCCCTGCCCCTTCCTTTGAGCCGCCTGGTATATGAACTAAAAGAGAAAGGGCTCCTGTCAGCCACCGTCACCTGCGGCCATGCCTTTGGCGGGGACTACGAAGCCGTCACCGTCTACAGCGGCCTTCTGGCCGCCCGGGGTGTAGCCGGGGCAGACATCATCATCGCGGCCATGGGACCGGGCATTGTCGGCACCGGCTCCACCTTTGGTTTTACCGGCGTAGAGCAGGGAGAGCTGGTGAATGCGGTACATATCCTGGAGGGACAACCGGTGGCAGTGCCGCGCATCGGCTTTGCCGATGCCCGGGAACGCCACCGGGGGCTGAGCCATCATACCCGGACTGCTCTGGGCCGGGTGGCCCTCGCCCCCTGTACCATCCCCATTCCGGTCCTGGCTTCAGAAAAGCATGCCCTGGTCTGGCGACAGCTCCAGGAGAGCGGCATCCTGGCCAGGCACCGGGTGGTCGTGGTAGAAGACAACCCCACCCGGGAGGCGCTCAAGGAGTATGGCCTTGCCGTTACCACCATGGGGCGGGGCATAGATGAGGACCCCGAATTCTTCCTTGCCGCGGGAGCAGCCGGGGTATATGCGGCCGGGTTGTTTTTAAAAACAAATGCCGTCAGTGAAGGGAAACCCTGA
- a CDS encoding 2-oxoacid:acceptor oxidoreductase family protein → MYEAILIAGFGGQGVLSTGQLLTYAGMLEGKHVSWIPSYGPEMRGGTANCGVTISDSPISSPVVTEPTSLIVMNRPSLEKFEGSVVPGGLILVNSSLIEIKATRKDIRVYYIPANELAEELGNARVANNVILGALLELTGVVSLDAVEKSLREVLPAHRHNLIPLNRRALETGAALVRRPAAARAG, encoded by the coding sequence ATGTATGAGGCAATTTTGATCGCCGGCTTTGGCGGGCAGGGGGTTCTTTCTACCGGACAACTCCTGACCTACGCCGGTATGCTGGAAGGGAAGCACGTGTCCTGGATTCCCTCCTACGGTCCTGAAATGCGGGGCGGTACGGCCAATTGCGGGGTAACCATTTCCGATTCACCCATCAGTTCCCCGGTAGTTACCGAACCTACTTCCCTGATTGTGATGAACCGCCCCTCCCTGGAAAAGTTTGAGGGGAGCGTGGTCCCCGGGGGATTGATCTTGGTCAACAGTTCCCTTATTGAGATCAAGGCTACCCGTAAAGATATCCGGGTATATTATATACCGGCCAATGAACTGGCCGAAGAACTGGGAAACGCCAGGGTGGCCAACAACGTCATTCTGGGAGCATTGCTGGAATTGACGGGGGTAGTTTCCCTGGATGCGGTGGAAAAATCCCTGCGCGAGGTTTTGCCCGCCCATCGCCACAACCTGATTCCCCTCAACCGCCGGGCCCTGGAAACCGGTGCCGCCCTGGTTCGCCGTCCGGCCGCTGCCCGGGCAGGGTAA
- a CDS encoding M20/M25/M40 family metallo-hydrolase, whose product MINQDRILAEFLELVQVDSVSGRERALADLLAARLRGLGLDVYEDRAGAETGGEAGNLIATLPARGPERPLLLVAHMDTVEPGRGVRPVVENGVVRSAGDTILGGDDKAGIVAILEVLRVITEQRLAHGGLEVVFTIGEEIGLLGAKHLDHTRLRSSIGYVLDCDGPAGTIVVQAPTQDKIEAVVRGRAAHAGINPEDGINAIAVAAHAVARMTLGRIDEETTANIGVISGGKAINVVPDSCRLEGETRSLDGSKCRAQTAAMVEVLETTAAQFGARVEVTTRTLYHEFKLAESHPAVVLARRAAENLGLVPRLVKTGGGSDANIFNSRGITCVNLGIAMQKVHTTEEFIRVEDLVTNARYLLEIIRVANGSNQ is encoded by the coding sequence ATGATCAATCAGGATAGAATCCTGGCCGAATTTCTCGAGCTGGTGCAGGTAGACAGCGTCAGCGGGCGGGAAAGGGCGCTGGCAGACCTGCTGGCGGCCCGCCTGAGGGGGCTGGGATTGGATGTATATGAGGACCGGGCCGGGGCCGAAACCGGGGGGGAAGCCGGCAACCTGATTGCCACCCTCCCGGCCCGGGGCCCGGAGCGCCCCCTTTTGCTGGTGGCCCACATGGATACGGTGGAACCGGGCCGGGGCGTGCGACCGGTGGTGGAGAACGGGGTTGTCCGTTCTGCCGGGGATACCATTTTAGGGGGCGACGACAAGGCCGGCATAGTAGCCATTCTGGAAGTGCTCCGGGTTATCACGGAACAACGGCTTGCCCACGGCGGGCTGGAAGTGGTCTTTACCATTGGAGAGGAAATTGGCCTTTTGGGGGCCAAACATCTGGACCACACCCGGTTGCGCTCTTCCATTGGTTACGTGCTGGACTGTGACGGGCCCGCCGGGACCATAGTGGTACAGGCCCCCACCCAGGATAAGATAGAGGCGGTTGTCCGGGGCCGGGCGGCCCATGCCGGGATCAATCCCGAGGATGGGATTAATGCCATTGCTGTGGCCGCCCATGCCGTAGCCCGGATGACCCTGGGCCGTATTGATGAAGAAACCACGGCCAACATCGGCGTTATCTCCGGTGGCAAGGCCATTAACGTTGTTCCCGATTCCTGCCGTCTCGAGGGGGAAACCAGGAGCCTTGACGGGAGCAAATGCCGTGCTCAAACGGCGGCCATGGTAGAGGTTCTTGAAACAACAGCCGCCCAATTTGGGGCCAGGGTGGAAGTGACAACCCGGACCCTCTACCACGAATTTAAACTGGCTGAATCCCATCCTGCCGTTGTACTGGCGCGAAGGGCGGCCGAAAACCTGGGCCTGGTCCCACGGCTGGTTAAAACCGGCGGAGGCAGTGATGCCAACATATTTAACTCCCGCGGCATTACCTGCGTCAACCTGGGAATTGCCATGCAAAAGGTTCATACCACTGAAGAATTTATCCGGGTAGAAGATCTGGTGACCAACGCCCGCTATCTCCTGGAAATTATCCGGGTGGCGAATGGTAGTAACCAGTAG
- a CDS encoding DUF362 domain-containing protein — MPAKVFFADMRAKHKENLLDKVEKLFERAGMRELFAPRDLVAFKVHFGERGNTGYVQPQFIRRLVNKVKELGGKPFLTDTNTLYVGGRSNAVDHLQTAIENGFAYAVVDAPLIIADGLTGKDYINVPVNLKHFKEVKIGGALVHADALMVVSHFKCHELTGFGGALKNIGMGSGSRSGKQMMHSDVLPRVNPEKCESCARCTPWCPAGAITVSGETKKAAIDQEKCIGCGECTVTCPVGAIDINWKTDPEAIQEKIVEYAAGVLQNKKGKAGFINFVTNVSPECDCAGWTDAPVVRDIGILASLDPVALDQACADLVNGEKVLPGSRLEGREVQDIFRALWPQTVWERQLTYGEEIGLGTRQYELIKI; from the coding sequence TTGCCGGCCAAGGTTTTTTTTGCCGACATGCGGGCCAAACATAAAGAAAATCTTCTGGATAAAGTGGAAAAGCTCTTTGAGCGCGCGGGAATGAGAGAGCTTTTCGCACCCAGGGACCTGGTGGCCTTTAAAGTTCATTTTGGGGAGCGGGGTAATACGGGCTATGTGCAGCCCCAGTTTATTCGCCGCCTGGTGAACAAGGTCAAAGAACTGGGAGGGAAACCCTTTCTTACCGATACCAACACCCTTTACGTGGGCGGCCGTTCAAACGCGGTAGATCACCTGCAAACAGCCATTGAAAACGGTTTTGCCTATGCCGTGGTTGATGCTCCCCTGATCATTGCCGATGGACTTACGGGGAAGGATTACATTAATGTGCCGGTTAATTTGAAACACTTTAAAGAGGTAAAGATTGGCGGCGCCCTTGTTCATGCCGATGCCCTGATGGTGGTAAGCCATTTTAAATGTCATGAACTCACGGGCTTTGGCGGTGCCCTGAAAAACATCGGCATGGGATCGGGCTCCCGCAGCGGCAAGCAAATGATGCACTCCGACGTACTGCCCAGGGTGAACCCTGAAAAATGTGAGAGTTGCGCCCGTTGTACCCCCTGGTGTCCGGCGGGAGCTATTACCGTGTCCGGGGAAACTAAAAAAGCAGCGATCGATCAGGAAAAATGTATTGGCTGCGGTGAGTGTACGGTTACCTGCCCGGTAGGAGCAATAGACATTAACTGGAAAACGGATCCGGAAGCGATCCAGGAAAAGATTGTGGAATACGCCGCCGGGGTACTCCAGAATAAGAAGGGCAAAGCCGGGTTCATCAACTTTGTGACCAATGTTTCTCCGGAATGCGACTGTGCCGGCTGGACGGACGCCCCAGTGGTGCGGGACATTGGCATCCTGGCTTCCCTGGACCCGGTGGCCCTGGATCAGGCCTGTGCCGACCTGGTGAACGGGGAGAAGGTTTTACCCGGCTCCCGCCTGGAGGGCCGGGAAGTGCAGGACATATTCCGTGCCCTGTGGCCCCAGACCGTATGGGAGCGCCAGCTGACCTACGGGGAAGAAATAGGCCTTGGTACCCGGCAATACGAACTGATAAAAATTTAA
- the xerD gene encoding site-specific tyrosine recombinase XerD, producing MQALIGSFIHYLAVEKGLARNTTSSYQFDLNQYWLFCQSHRLDPLGEGRGAVMAYLLKLKKDGRAPATISRHLAALKSFYRFLVQEGVISTDPTANLESPRLAQRLPRVLTTEEVDRLLAQPRTSSATGLRDKAMLELLYATGLRVSELVSLDLADVNLEHGFVRCFGKGSKERIIPLGSVAAFYVSEYLTRARGKLTRGTHTPALFVNQQGRRLTRQGFWKIIKKYARQGRITKVITPHVLRHSFATHLLENGADLRSVQELLGHADIATTQIYTHLTRTRLREIYNRTHPRAQLDG from the coding sequence TTGCAGGCTTTAATTGGCAGTTTTATCCATTACCTGGCGGTGGAAAAAGGGCTGGCCCGGAACACCACGTCTTCCTACCAGTTCGATTTAAACCAGTACTGGCTTTTTTGCCAGTCCCATCGTTTGGATCCCCTGGGGGAGGGACGTGGTGCCGTGATGGCTTATTTGCTCAAGTTAAAAAAGGACGGAAGGGCTCCGGCCACAATTTCCCGGCACCTGGCGGCTTTAAAATCCTTCTATCGTTTTCTGGTTCAAGAAGGAGTCATTTCTACCGACCCCACTGCTAATCTGGAATCGCCCCGTCTCGCCCAGCGGTTACCGAGGGTATTGACCACCGAAGAAGTAGACAGGCTCCTGGCTCAACCCCGCACATCCTCGGCCACCGGACTGCGGGATAAAGCCATGCTGGAGCTGCTTTACGCCACCGGCCTGCGGGTGAGTGAACTGGTTTCCCTGGATCTGGCCGATGTTAACCTGGAACACGGTTTTGTGCGTTGCTTTGGGAAAGGATCCAAAGAAAGGATTATCCCCCTGGGTTCTGTGGCGGCCTTTTATGTGTCCGAATACCTCACCCGGGCCAGGGGTAAACTAACCAGAGGCACCCATACCCCCGCCCTGTTTGTCAACCAGCAAGGACGTCGTTTAACCCGGCAGGGATTCTGGAAGATTATTAAAAAATATGCCCGCCAGGGGCGAATTACCAAAGTGATTACCCCCCACGTCTTACGCCATTCCTTTGCCACCCACCTGCTGGAAAACGGTGCCGACCTACGCTCTGTTCAGGAATTGCTTGGTCACGCTGACATTGCCACCACGCAAATTTACACCCATTTAACCCGCACCAGGCTGCGGGAAATTTACAACCGCACCCATCCCCGGGCACAACTGGATGGATAA